A single Primulina eburnea isolate SZY01 chromosome 11, ASM2296580v1, whole genome shotgun sequence DNA region contains:
- the LOC140806379 gene encoding uncharacterized protein, with translation MALTNFLLTVAGVSAVILLMRSDVKQSASIFRRNVRHIRNWLEEESTAAAKEMEKAKPKGIPEKDIPKENKH, from the exons ATGGCGTTGACGAATTTCCTACTGACGGTGGCCGGAGTAAGCGCCGTGATTTTGCTGATGAGGAGTGACGTCAAACAGTCTGCTTCCATCTTCCGCCGCAACGTCCGTCACATCCGTAACTGGCTCGAAGAAGAGTCTACTGCAGCTGCCAA GGAAATGGAGAAGGCAAAACCTAAGGGGATACCTGAGAAAGACATTCCCAAAGAGAACAAGCACTAG
- the LOC140806380 gene encoding probable metal-nicotianamine transporter YSL6, producing METQHGAAVEITEPLLLPEVEHEIERIPEWKEQITIRGLVASAILGVLFCVITHKLNLTVGIIPSLNVAAGLLGFFLVKSWTGLLSRFGFGVQPFTRQENTVIQTCVVACYGLAFSGGFGSYLLSMDEKTYKLIGEGYPGNRAEDIKDPGLLWMMGFMFVVSFLGLFSLAPLRKVMVLGYKLTYPSGTATAMLINSFHTSTGAELARKQVACLGKYLSISFCWSFFKWFFSGIGDSCGFDNFPSLGLMLFKNTFYFDFSPTYIGCGLICPHLVNCSVLLGAIISWGILWPFISQHAGDWYPAGLESNDFKGLYGYKVFIAIAVILGDGLYNLIKIVSVTIKEISTKQENLPIVKESIDGSNSNLLANQKKQDEVFLRDRIDLWFAASGYVILAAISTATMPVIFPPLKWYLVLCAYIIAPALAFCNSYGCGLTDWSLASTYGKIGLFIMASLVGSNGGVIAGLAACGVMMSIVSTAADLMQDFKTGYLTLSSAKSMFVSQLLGTAMGCVIAPLTFWMYWSAFDIGSPDSPYKAPYAVIYREMAILGVQGFSELPNHCLAICCGFFAAALAINLLRDVTPKHISRYIPIPMAMAIPFYIGAYFAIDMFVGTVILFVWERINKKDAEDYAGAVASGLICGDGIWTIPSAILSILRINPPICMYFRPSGSS from the exons ATGGAAACACAGCACGGCGCGGCTGTAGAAATCACGGAACCGCTCCTGTTACCTGAAGTTGAACATGAAATTGAACGAATCCCAGAATGGAAGGAGCAGATTACAATCAGGGGGCTGGTGGCCAGCGCTATATTAGGTGTTCTTTTCTGCGTGATTACGCATAAGCTCAATCTAACCGTCGGTATCATCCCTTCGCTTAATGTTGCGGCCGGTTTGCTCGGTTTTTTCCTCGTCAAATCGTGGACTGGGCTTCTATCCAGATTTGGATTTGGGGTTCAGCCTTTTACTCGCCAGGAGAACACTGTCATTCAAACGTGCGTAGTTGCTTGCTACGGTCTCGCCTTTAGTG GGGGATTTGGGTCATATTTGCTCTCTATGGATGAGAAAACATATAAATTGATCGGTGAAGGTTACCCGGGAAATCGAGCTGAGGATATAAAGGATCCTGGTCTATTGTGGATGATGGGATTTATGTTTGTTGTTAGTTTTCTTGGACTTTTTAGTTTGGCTCCTCTTCGGAAG GTTATGGTCTTGGGTTATAAGTTGACCTACCCAAGTGGAACTGCCACAGCAATGTTGATCAATAGCttccacacaagtactggagcTGAGCTTGCCAG GAAGCAGGTTGCTTGCCTTGGGAAATATCTGAGCATAAGCTTCTGCTGGAGCTTCTTTAAATGGTTCTTTAGTGGCATTGGTGACTCATGTGGATTTGACAATTTCCCCAGCCTGGGATTGATGCTGTTCAAGAATAC GTTTTATTTTGACTTCAGTCCTACTTATATTGGATGCGGCCTAATTTGCCCTCATTTAGTCAATTGTTCCGTTCTCCTTGGAGCTATCATATCATGGGGTATTCTTTGGCCGTTCATTTCACAGCACGCAGGTGATTGGTATCCAGCTGGTCTTGAGAGCAATGATTTCAAAGGTCTCTATGGTTATAAG GTCTTCATAGCAATTGCTGTTATCCTTGGGGATGGGCTTTACAATTTGATTAAAATAGTATCAGTGACTATCAAGGAGATAAGCACCAAACAAGAAAATCTTCCAATTGTCAAGGAATCCATTG ATGGCAGCAATTCAAATTTGTTAGCAAATCAGAAGAAACAAGATGAAGTTTTCCTCAGAGATAGGATTGATCTCTGGTTTGCCGCTTCTGGATATGTTATCTTGGCAGCTATATCAACTGCCACTATGCCAGTGATCTTTCCACCCCTAAAGTGGTATCTGGTTCTTTGTGCATACATTATTGCTCCAGCTCTCGCTTTTTGCAACTCATATGGTTGTGGGCTAACAGACTGGAGCCTGGCTTCAACTTATGGAAAGATTGGTCTTTTTATAATGGCATCACTCGTAGGAAGCAATGGTGGGGTTATAGCTGGTTTGGCAGCTTGTGGAGTTATGATGTCTATTGTATCCACAGCTGCTGATTTAATGCAGGATTTTAAAACTGGTTACCTGACTCTGTCTTCGGCTAAGTCTATGTTTGTGAGCCAATTACTTGGAACAGCCATGGGGTGTGTAATTGCACCCCTCACATTTTGGATGTATTGGAGTGCCTTTGATATTGGGTCTCCCGATAGCCCATACAAAGCACCATATGCTGTTATTTACAGGGAAATGGCCATATTGGGAGTCCAGGGATTCTCTGAACTTCCCAATCATTGCCTCGCCATTTGCTGTGGCTTCTTCGCTGCTGCATTGGCTATAAATCTTTTGAGAGATGTGACCCCAAAACATATTTCGCGGTATATTCCTATTCCTATGGCGATGGCAATCCCATTTTACATTGGAGCTTACTTTGCTATTGACATGTTCGTTGGAACTGTGATTTTATTTGTGTGGGAGCGAATAAATAAGAAGGATGCGGAGGATTACGCTGGTGCTGTTGCTTCAGGTTTGATATGCGGCGACGGGATATGGACTATACCATCTGCAATTCTTTCTATTTTAAGGATAAATCCACCCATCTGCATGTACTTCAGGCCTTCTGGAAGTAGCTAG
- the LOC140806381 gene encoding large ribosomal subunit protein eL8y-like, with product MAPKKGAKLPAAAKKKAEKVVNPLFEKRPKQFGIGGALPPKKDLHRYVKWPQVVRIQRKKMILKQRLKVPPPIHQFSKTLDKNLASNLFKMMLKYRPEDEAQKKERLLKRAQAEAEGKTPEVKKPIVVKYGLNHVTYLIEQNKAQLVVIAHDVDPIELVVWLPALCRKMEIPYCIVKGKARLGTIVHKKTASVLCLTSVKNEDKMEFSKILEAIKANFNDKYDETRKKWGGGVMGSKSQAKTKAKEKLLAKEAAQRMT from the exons ATG GCTCCCAAGAAAGGCGCGAAGCTTCCTGCTGCTGCCAAGAAAAAGGCCGAGAAAGTGGTCAATCCACTCTTCGAGAAACGTCCTAAGCAATTCGGAATAGGAGGAGCTTTACCACCGAAGAAGGATCTTCATAGATACGTGAAATGGCCTCAAGTGGTGCGGATTCAACGGAAGAAGATGATTTTGAAGCAGCGATTGAAGGTTCCGCCGCCGATTCATCAGTTCTCCAAGACCCTAGACAAGAACTTGG CTTCAAATCTGTTCAAGATGATGCTCAAATACAGGCCCGAGGATGAAGCTCAGAAGAAAGAACGTCTTCTGAAAAGAGCTCAGGCTGAAGCTGAAGGGAAAACCCCTGAAGTTAAGAAGCCTATTGTTGTGAAATATGGGCTGAACCATGTGACTTATCTGATTGAGCAG AACAAGGCCCAGTTGGTTGTTATTGCCCATGATGTGGATCCAATTGAATTGGTCGTATGGCTCCCTGCTTTGTGTAGAAAAATGGAAATTCCATACTGCATTGTTAAGGGCAAGGCTAGGTTGGGAACT ATTGTTCATAAGAAGACTGCATCTGTCTTGTGCCTGACCTCTGTTAAGAACGAAGACAAGATGGAGTTCAGCAAGATTTTGGAGGCTATCAAG GCCAACTTCAATGACAAATATGACGAGACCAGGAAGAAGTGGGGAGGAGGTGTCATGGGCTCAAAATCTCAGGCTAAGACAAAAGCCAAAGAAAAACTTCTTGCGAAGGAGGCTGCCCAAAGGATGACCTGA